From Candidatus Eremiobacterota bacterium, the proteins below share one genomic window:
- a CDS encoding tetratricopeptide repeat protein has translation MLGTVFIGRYKVIEELGRGGMGIVYRGEDPALERPVAIKVLPPKKLSQKKAIKRFLREARVSARLDHPRIVKIYDIGEEEGIYHIVMEYVSGKGLRDLIEERESVGQIDIDDMTRLFKQICQAIEYAHSLKIVHRDIKPENIMVTTEGNAKVMDFGLAVLEDRHSITEMGAVMGTIAYFSPEQARGEPADHRADIYSLGVVFYEMLTNALPFEATNPSDMIQKHLQALPLSPVKRNPSVPPLLESLILKCLRKLPDDRYGDVSELTAELSRYIRSREKQKEEPRPEALAPEPVQGPPPKVEWPFSPPQSDSVPHVHYQPPREMEHLATPQGEEEEDEGPVPELPHHLIPPEEADGRAFHPADIPAQTPPPAEAPPGQKFQPVAGTTPLASPQWMMEAKEEAEQDRYQAFMDKLRRDAAVRSHATEMEVAPTPAAVVCAKCGLENTGDKKYCVDCGSLLAPSYFVAAREAIHHNDQGVIYFEEGQLERALFEFQQALARDPDMAEARFNIARVYLERGEFEKAFEAFREFSHLQPDNPQPYLYLADIYRKQDRKDLAINEYIKAIKLNPSDAAVRCQLAFLYSQQGALPQAIQEYRVAQNIDPENIEAHRQLGFIYAGLEQVDDAIREFEWVVKLDPGNQQAYTWLGNLYTKRRRYGNAEKVYTMALSLNPADAGIHAQLGGLYEMQNREELAFQSLFRAVSIDQGNAEARTRLADLYLKHHQPQMAVKELEAVVTHHPNDLKIHQQLGELYLHLNKFDEALDHFEKTVNLSPGTADLHNKLGRLYLKKDFNQLSILEYQKAVSLDPCNPEYHEDLGMAYYCQNRNDMAIQELRKAVTLDSRNVDYYKALGVMLEEEGRLDEAIKMLKKAQEMDRKDPMIHALMGKVYFSQGLMNMAIFEYQKALELQPTNYLFHIYMAKAYSRQEKVDAAIEAFRKAIELMPGARGAEYNIVMGKAYVDLGKAYLDKGDLNLAKEVLLTAYKLTPQNARVSHYLGIIFLGLKDFKNSLHYISEALNLEPNNADIMADLGNLYLARGDIELAIRAFRRSIDLSPDRFDVYELLTMVLTRAGKFSDAVEVLRSAKELNHSQADHYHWLIGGLFLKLKDPESAREEFTRAIAINNRNWNYYFDLGGAYRLLNRNEEAFRELETAFSLCKDKKSSELIMAELKKIRVR, from the coding sequence ATGCTTGGAACGGTATTTATAGGAAGATACAAGGTAATAGAAGAACTCGGCCGCGGCGGCATGGGTATTGTCTACAGGGGAGAGGATCCTGCCCTGGAGAGGCCTGTCGCCATCAAGGTACTTCCCCCCAAGAAGCTTTCACAGAAAAAAGCCATCAAGCGTTTTCTCCGTGAGGCCCGAGTCTCGGCGCGCCTTGATCACCCCAGGATTGTCAAGATCTATGACATCGGCGAGGAAGAGGGCATCTACCACATTGTCATGGAGTACGTGTCGGGGAAGGGGCTGCGCGATCTCATCGAGGAGCGCGAGAGTGTCGGGCAGATCGACATAGACGACATGACGCGCCTTTTCAAGCAGATATGCCAGGCCATCGAGTATGCCCACAGCCTGAAGATTGTGCACCGTGACATCAAGCCGGAAAACATCATGGTGACCACCGAGGGGAATGCCAAGGTCATGGACTTCGGCCTTGCCGTCCTCGAGGACCGCCATTCAATCACCGAGATGGGCGCCGTAATGGGGACGATAGCCTATTTCTCCCCTGAGCAGGCCCGCGGTGAGCCTGCCGATCACCGTGCCGATATCTACTCGCTCGGCGTGGTATTCTACGAGATGCTCACTAACGCGCTTCCCTTTGAGGCTACCAACCCCTCGGACATGATCCAGAAGCATCTCCAGGCGCTTCCCCTCTCGCCTGTCAAGCGGAACCCCTCGGTGCCGCCCCTCCTGGAGAGCCTTATCCTGAAGTGCCTCCGCAAGCTCCCCGACGACCGTTATGGTGACGTCTCCGAGCTGACAGCCGAGCTTTCGCGCTACATCCGCTCAAGGGAGAAGCAGAAGGAAGAGCCTCGCCCTGAAGCGCTGGCGCCGGAGCCTGTCCAGGGGCCGCCTCCCAAGGTTGAATGGCCCTTTTCTCCCCCTCAGAGTGACTCTGTGCCCCACGTCCATTACCAGCCGCCACGGGAAATGGAGCACCTGGCCACTCCCCAGGGAGAGGAGGAAGAGGACGAGGGGCCTGTTCCCGAGCTTCCTCATCATCTGATCCCGCCCGAGGAGGCCGATGGCAGGGCCTTTCACCCCGCGGACATACCGGCCCAAACACCTCCACCCGCCGAAGCGCCGCCCGGGCAGAAATTCCAGCCGGTTGCAGGAACAACTCCCCTTGCGAGTCCTCAATGGATGATGGAGGCCAAGGAGGAAGCCGAGCAGGATCGCTACCAGGCCTTCATGGACAAGCTCAGGCGCGATGCCGCTGTCCGCTCCCATGCCACTGAAATGGAGGTGGCACCCACGCCTGCCGCCGTGGTATGCGCCAAGTGCGGCCTTGAGAACACGGGAGACAAGAAGTACTGTGTGGACTGCGGGAGCCTTCTCGCCCCCAGCTACTTTGTCGCTGCCCGCGAGGCGATCCATCACAATGACCAGGGGGTCATCTACTTTGAGGAGGGCCAGCTTGAGAGGGCTCTCTTCGAGTTCCAGCAGGCTCTTGCCCGCGATCCCGACATGGCCGAGGCGCGCTTCAACATTGCAAGGGTCTATCTGGAAAGGGGGGAGTTTGAAAAGGCTTTCGAGGCTTTCAGGGAATTCTCCCATCTTCAGCCAGACAACCCCCAGCCCTATCTTTACCTGGCCGATATTTACCGGAAGCAGGATCGGAAGGATCTTGCCATCAACGAGTACATTAAGGCCATCAAGCTCAATCCCTCAGACGCGGCGGTGCGCTGCCAGCTCGCTTTCCTCTATTCCCAGCAGGGTGCCCTTCCCCAGGCCATCCAGGAATACAGAGTGGCCCAGAACATTGACCCCGAGAATATTGAGGCTCACCGCCAGCTCGGCTTCATCTATGCGGGCCTCGAGCAGGTTGATGACGCCATAAGGGAGTTCGAGTGGGTCGTGAAGCTCGACCCCGGCAACCAGCAGGCTTACACGTGGCTGGGAAACCTTTATACGAAGCGCCGTCGCTATGGCAATGCCGAGAAGGTCTATACCATGGCCCTCTCCCTCAACCCTGCCGATGCCGGCATTCATGCCCAGCTTGGCGGCCTCTACGAGATGCAGAACAGGGAGGAGCTCGCCTTCCAGTCGCTCTTCCGGGCTGTCTCCATCGACCAGGGAAATGCCGAGGCCAGGACCAGGCTTGCCGATCTCTACCTGAAGCACCACCAGCCCCAGATGGCCGTCAAGGAGCTTGAGGCCGTCGTCACCCACCACCCCAACGATCTGAAGATCCACCAGCAGCTCGGTGAGCTCTATCTTCATCTCAACAAGTTTGATGAGGCCCTCGATCACTTTGAGAAAACAGTGAACCTCTCGCCGGGGACTGCCGACCTTCACAACAAGCTGGGAAGACTCTATCTGAAGAAGGACTTCAACCAGCTCAGCATCCTGGAATACCAGAAGGCCGTGAGTCTCGATCCCTGCAACCCCGAGTATCATGAGGATCTTGGAATGGCCTACTACTGCCAGAACAGGAATGATATGGCCATCCAGGAGCTCAGGAAGGCCGTCACCCTTGACAGTCGGAACGTCGATTACTACAAGGCGCTTGGCGTGATGCTCGAAGAGGAGGGCCGTCTCGACGAGGCCATAAAGATGCTGAAAAAGGCCCAGGAGATGGACAGGAAGGATCCCATGATCCATGCCCTCATGGGGAAGGTCTATTTCTCCCAGGGCCTGATGAACATGGCCATCTTCGAGTACCAGAAGGCCCTTGAGCTCCAGCCCACCAATTACCTCTTCCATATCTACATGGCCAAGGCCTATTCCCGCCAGGAGAAGGTTGACGCCGCAATCGAGGCATTCAGGAAAGCGATTGAGCTCATGCCGGGCGCCCGAGGCGCGGAATACAACATCGTGATGGGGAAAGCCTATGTCGATCTTGGCAAGGCTTACCTGGATAAGGGCGATCTCAACCTTGCAAAGGAAGTGCTCCTTACGGCATACAAGCTCACCCCGCAGAATGCCAGGGTCTCCCATTACCTGGGGATCATATTCCTGGGCCTCAAGGACTTCAAGAACTCGCTGCACTATATCTCGGAGGCTCTCAACCTTGAGCCCAACAATGCCGATATCATGGCGGACCTGGGGAACCTTTACCTCGCCCGGGGCGACATTGAGCTCGCTATAAGGGCTTTCAGGAGATCCATTGATCTCTCGCCTGACAGGTTTGATGTCTACGAGCTGCTCACCATGGTCCTCACCAGGGCCGGAAAGTTCTCAGATGCTGTCGAGGTGCTCCGCTCTGCGAAGGAACTCAATCACTCGCAGGCCGATCACTATCACTGGCTTATCGGAGGCCTTTTCCTGAAGCTCAAGGACCCGGAGAGCGCACGGGAGGAGTTCACGAGAGCCATCGCGATAAACAACAGGAACTGGAATTACTACTTTGATCTCGGCGGGGCATACCGCCTTCTCAACCGCAACGAGGAGGCATTCAGGGAGCTTGAGACGGCCTTCAGCCTCTGCAAGGACAAGAAATCCTCGGAGCTCATCATGGCAGAGCTTAAAAAGATAAGGGTGCGGTGA